One Lachnospiraceae bacterium C1.1 genomic region harbors:
- a CDS encoding MBL fold metallo-hydrolase — protein MNNNITFIPLGGGQRVGASCYYLNINGANVILDAGTGVDGDIEFKPDFHSLKTSPFVQSMSQINQIFISHAHMDHIGSLLNLMCEADHASVYMTEITRALAGYQLYDRAFIGSNNNQEESRLAAKSLLEKVAPVSFMQTMDFGRYKVTFYPAGHIPGAMMMMFEIGKRKVLYTGDYSLSSTMLTQGCTIPEGLNIDTMIMCGLHAKHPEYSKKSNTLYKEINYILRCVEMDGQSICCRVSQLSKGIEFLKALNEWNTSQVPIYLDASVMTMIEKMERLSVPILNQNNRPIGEFIPREPHIYITSRKSDHANAYRNLRVDFSLHEDFSDMSMFIKKLNPKLAVIVHCGKENSVFDQTIEQEMMLDGDCRTQFIFAEDSEIYQV, from the coding sequence ATGAATAATAATATCACATTTATCCCTTTGGGAGGCGGTCAACGAGTTGGTGCCAGCTGCTATTATTTGAACATCAATGGTGCAAATGTGATATTGGATGCAGGTACGGGAGTTGATGGAGATATAGAATTCAAACCTGATTTTCATAGCTTGAAAACATCACCATTCGTACAGTCCATGAGTCAGATTAATCAGATTTTCATATCGCATGCTCATATGGATCATATTGGGAGTCTCTTAAATTTGATGTGCGAGGCGGATCATGCATCTGTTTACATGACAGAAATAACCAGGGCTTTGGCAGGCTATCAGTTGTATGATCGAGCTTTTATAGGGAGCAATAACAATCAGGAGGAATCCCGTCTGGCAGCAAAAAGCCTTCTTGAAAAAGTGGCACCTGTTAGTTTTATGCAGACTATGGATTTCGGAAGATATAAGGTAACATTCTATCCAGCTGGCCACATACCCGGAGCTATGATGATGATGTTTGAAATAGGGAAGAGAAAGGTACTTTATACAGGAGATTATTCTTTAAGCAGTACGATGCTTACACAGGGGTGTACCATACCAGAGGGTCTTAATATAGATACAATGATAATGTGTGGTCTACATGCGAAACATCCGGAGTATTCAAAAAAATCAAATACCTTGTATAAGGAGATTAATTACATACTGAGGTGTGTGGAAATGGATGGACAGTCAATATGTTGTCGGGTATCACAATTAAGCAAGGGTATTGAGTTTTTGAAAGCACTTAATGAGTGGAATACATCTCAGGTGCCAATTTACCTTGATGCGTCTGTAATGACTATGATTGAGAAAATGGAACGGCTTTCTGTTCCTATTCTTAATCAGAATAACAGACCCATTGGAGAATTTATACCGAGAGAACCGCATATTTATATTACTTCTAGGAAATCTGACCATGCAAATGCATACAGAAATTTGCGAGTGGATTTCTCATTACATGAGGACTTTTCGGATATGAGTATGTTTATTAAAAAGTTAAATCCAAAACTAGCAGTTATTGTCCATTGCGGAAAGGAAAATTCTGTTTTTGACCAGACGATTGAACAGGAAATGATGCTCGATGGTGATTGCAGGACGCAGTTCATTTTCGCAGAGGATAGTGAGATTTACCAGGTTTAG
- a CDS encoding restriction endonuclease subunit S, whose amino-acid sequence MREMKDSGIKWIGVIPESWSISKIKHHFKIGSGTTPKSDDSDLWDGDIVWITPADFKTDDVFVSNGHRNLSQKGYENGSLELIPPGNIIFSKRAPVGQVVINLVDLCTNQGCLTAIPNDDSDVRYYRYLMSVSTEEFELASSGTTFKEISATNFGNVQFPQPDVVEQKTIADYLDNKCSKIDAIIEKQQAIIEKLKEYKVSIVTEAVTHGIKCKDKRKESTIGWIGSIPESWREYRVANLYKQTSESGNENLPFLTVSINTGISDRELEDDEQERVFVRSEDKSKYKRVQPGDLVYNMMRAWQGAFGAARVEGMVSPAYVTCRPLKENTIDTRYIEYLFRTPIAIEEMHRYSHGVADFRLRLYWPEFKNIRLCLPPYQEQIEIADYLDNKIKTIEKTIFDREKMIEKMEAYKKSLIYEVVTGKKEV is encoded by the coding sequence ATGAGAGAGATGAAGGATAGTGGAATAAAATGGATTGGAGTTATACCGGAAAGTTGGAGTATAAGCAAGATAAAGCATCATTTTAAAATTGGTTCTGGAACTACACCCAAAAGTGATGATTCTGATTTATGGGATGGAGATATAGTTTGGATTACACCTGCTGATTTTAAAACAGATGATGTATTTGTAAGTAATGGTCATCGAAATTTGTCGCAAAAAGGGTATGAAAATGGTTCACTAGAATTAATTCCACCAGGGAACATTATTTTCTCAAAAAGAGCGCCTGTTGGACAGGTTGTAATTAATCTGGTGGATCTATGTACAAATCAAGGATGCTTAACCGCAATTCCTAACGATGATTCTGATGTAAGGTATTACAGATATTTAATGAGTGTGTCAACTGAAGAATTTGAATTGGCGAGTAGCGGTACAACATTTAAGGAAATATCTGCAACAAACTTTGGCAATGTGCAATTCCCACAACCAGATGTGGTAGAGCAGAAAACTATAGCGGACTATTTGGATAACAAATGCTCCAAGATAGATGCCATCATAGAAAAGCAACAGGCGATTATTGAGAAACTGAAGGAATACAAAGTATCAATTGTTACTGAGGCTGTAACTCATGGAATCAAATGCAAAGATAAACGTAAAGAATCAACTATAGGCTGGATTGGTAGTATTCCAGAAAGTTGGCGAGAATATAGGGTTGCAAATCTATATAAACAGACATCTGAAAGCGGAAATGAAAATCTTCCTTTTTTGACTGTGTCCATAAATACTGGAATATCAGATAGAGAATTAGAAGATGATGAACAAGAGCGAGTTTTTGTTCGAAGTGAAGATAAGTCGAAATATAAAAGAGTACAACCGGGTGATTTGGTCTATAACATGATGAGAGCATGGCAGGGCGCATTTGGAGCAGCGCGAGTGGAGGGAATGGTTAGCCCAGCATATGTTACCTGCAGACCTCTTAAAGAGAATACAATAGATACAAGATATATAGAGTATTTGTTTAGAACTCCGATAGCCATAGAGGAAATGCATCGTTATTCTCATGGAGTGGCTGACTTTAGGCTACGGTTGTATTGGCCCGAGTTTAAAAATATAAGACTCTGTTTGCCACCTTATCAGGAACAAATAGAGATAGCAGACTATTTAGATAATAAGATAAAGACTATTGAAAAGACGATTTTTGATAGAGAGAAGATGATAGAAAAAATGGAGGCATACAAGAAATCTCTTATATACGAGGTTGTCACCGGAAAAAAGGAGGTTTAA
- a CDS encoding Hsp70 family protein: MADLKLEGHNDLCVGIDLGTTNSVLAIINEKRNGDIVSKVVEIQRAVDMYNLMSGEAKLTNMKKPTLPSCVYYRQEKNYEPLVGDFAKMQYPLRPHLVAKSIKSQMGKPVAEGLSTDVPDKTPAEISARILKHMIREASKTQRCDITDAVITVPANFDSAMCKATRDAAELAGIKVKNVDGSERAVLLSEPNAVIYDLINQIHNGEIPDRIMDLNEKKRVLVFDLGGGTLDITMHEIKRREDNPDVLKVDEIATNRYTLLGGDDFDEEIAKTMFERYLKQYASHPDVVAKLRKEEKVILPQLRVYAEHLKLDLNERCGDDYNSGWDDPEDEIEIPTGGNMGGIGYSYDDTFTKEEVEKILSVFMAPDLSYNDYKQIEKITDTRNIIYPILDVLKKAANKLSVEDAIVDAVIVNGGMSKFYMVTDRLKEFFGFEPIVALDPDQAVARGAAVYHYYLHKYEEMQDDMKLLGKTGSDIDVNSYNTDASQERMVPKENLSAVTTHMAIQWGSNILNDCLYLGVKNGAVHEIIPTGAELPYTSNIMTGFKVEPGQNMIAIPIKSQNLDGSYRTIASGNISFNQHYYNGAFVAFQIYMGSNKVITMKAWTSKDDAGMEKIEEGYADIDIDNGEKSRIKTKILAPDGAMLQPKQEINNMLQLCQNYERCRNKQEKSNIAKRISACVSSICNAGNKEEFASVVLEALESVSSEEPRQRLFTIARKVGQNWNESEKRRLAMACMSQISADINGFSMGGGPKISTNIQAIYALSICASMDQLSKLASLHGTTRYLQACLYTHAKTRTDIQWLQDEFEADVKKSISGLGNNIQFSSYAIGVALRKEDSDIKILSASAEGRIVSKLCEVVRSGNLSGEELACCLLALGWICDQRESASELSSELIHEVFETISDVGDIYNTLVAMKQDKTKAIALKMVNGDLLNVDEEQFLLTKLEQ; this comes from the coding sequence ATGGCTGATTTGAAGCTTGAGGGACACAATGATCTTTGTGTAGGTATTGACCTTGGTACAACAAACTCTGTGCTTGCTATTATTAATGAAAAAAGAAATGGTGATATAGTAAGCAAGGTTGTCGAAATACAGCGTGCTGTAGATATGTACAATCTTATGTCAGGTGAGGCAAAACTGACAAATATGAAAAAGCCAACGCTACCATCTTGCGTTTATTATAGGCAAGAGAAAAATTACGAACCTCTTGTTGGTGACTTTGCAAAGATGCAATATCCCTTGCGACCTCATTTGGTAGCCAAATCTATCAAAAGCCAGATGGGGAAGCCTGTAGCTGAGGGCTTATCAACAGATGTACCAGATAAGACTCCTGCAGAAATATCTGCTAGAATTTTAAAACATATGATTCGTGAGGCATCAAAGACCCAACGGTGTGATATTACAGATGCAGTTATTACCGTACCGGCAAACTTTGATTCTGCCATGTGTAAAGCGACAAGAGATGCAGCAGAACTTGCTGGGATAAAGGTTAAAAATGTCGATGGAAGTGAAAGAGCAGTACTTCTTTCAGAACCTAATGCAGTCATTTATGACCTTATTAATCAGATTCATAATGGTGAAATCCCAGACAGAATAATGGATCTGAATGAGAAAAAAAGAGTCCTAGTATTTGACCTTGGTGGCGGTACATTGGATATCACGATGCATGAGATCAAGAGACGTGAAGATAATCCTGACGTCTTAAAAGTAGATGAGATTGCTACAAATAGATATACATTGCTTGGAGGCGATGATTTTGATGAAGAAATAGCCAAAACAATGTTTGAAAGATACTTAAAACAGTATGCGAGCCATCCTGATGTAGTAGCAAAACTTCGCAAAGAGGAAAAGGTTATTCTGCCGCAGCTTCGTGTTTATGCTGAGCATTTGAAACTGGATTTGAACGAAAGATGTGGAGATGATTACAATTCTGGCTGGGATGATCCGGAAGATGAGATTGAAATTCCTACAGGTGGAAATATGGGCGGCATCGGTTATTCATATGATGATACCTTTACAAAAGAAGAAGTAGAAAAAATTTTGTCAGTCTTTATGGCACCTGATCTCTCTTATAATGATTACAAACAAATTGAAAAGATTACAGATACTAGAAATATTATTTATCCGATTTTGGACGTTTTGAAGAAAGCAGCTAATAAACTGTCCGTTGAGGATGCAATCGTAGATGCAGTAATTGTAAATGGTGGCATGTCAAAATTTTACATGGTTACAGATAGGTTAAAAGAGTTCTTTGGGTTTGAACCTATAGTAGCGCTTGATCCTGATCAGGCTGTTGCGCGAGGAGCCGCAGTTTATCATTACTATCTTCACAAATATGAAGAGATGCAGGATGATATGAAACTTCTTGGAAAGACAGGTAGTGATATTGATGTAAATTCATACAATACAGATGCTTCTCAAGAAAGAATGGTTCCAAAGGAAAATTTATCTGCGGTAACTACACATATGGCAATACAGTGGGGCAGCAATATATTAAACGACTGTCTTTACCTTGGAGTAAAAAATGGGGCTGTCCATGAGATTATTCCGACAGGAGCTGAGCTGCCATATACGTCCAACATTATGACAGGATTTAAGGTTGAACCTGGTCAGAATATGATTGCAATACCTATAAAGAGCCAGAACTTGGATGGTTCATATAGAACAATTGCTAGTGGAAATATTTCTTTCAATCAGCATTATTATAATGGCGCTTTTGTTGCTTTTCAGATTTATATGGGTAGCAACAAAGTTATAACTATGAAGGCATGGACAAGTAAGGATGATGCTGGAATGGAAAAAATAGAGGAAGGGTATGCAGATATAGATATAGATAATGGAGAAAAATCAAGGATTAAGACCAAGATTTTAGCTCCTGATGGTGCAATGTTACAGCCTAAGCAGGAAATTAATAATATGCTTCAACTTTGTCAGAATTACGAGCGATGCCGTAATAAGCAGGAAAAAAGTAATATAGCAAAGCGTATTTCAGCTTGCGTGAGCAGTATATGTAATGCTGGAAATAAAGAGGAATTTGCTTCGGTGGTCCTAGAAGCACTTGAAAGTGTATCGTCAGAGGAACCAAGACAGAGACTTTTTACGATAGCTAGAAAGGTAGGACAGAATTGGAATGAATCAGAAAAACGCCGCTTGGCTATGGCATGCATGAGTCAAATAAGTGCAGATATTAACGGATTTTCAATGGGGGGAGGACCAAAGATTTCAACTAATATTCAGGCAATATATGCTTTAAGTATATGTGCAAGCATGGATCAGCTGAGCAAATTGGCTTCTCTTCATGGCACGACAAGGTATTTGCAGGCTTGTCTATATACACATGCCAAGACCAGAACAGATATACAGTGGCTACAGGATGAATTTGAGGCTGATGTAAAGAAATCCATTAGTGGATTAGGAAACAATATTCAATTTAGTTCATATGCAATTGGTGTAGCGCTTAGAAAAGAAGACTCCGATATTAAGATTTTGTCAGCATCGGCTGAAGGTAGGATTGTATCCAAGCTGTGTGAGGTTGTTCGGTCAGGGAATCTTAGTGGCGAAGAGCTTGCATGCTGTCTTTTAGCACTTGGATGGATTTGTGATCAGAGAGAAAGTGCCTCTGAATTATCTTCAGAACTGATTCATGAGGTTTTTGAAACTATTAGTGATGTGGGCGATATATACAATACTCTTGTTGCAATGAAGCAGGATAAGACAAAGGCAATTGCCCTAAAAATGGTTAACGGTGATTTGCTTAATGTAGATGAGGAACAGTTTTTGCTGACAAAGCTTGAACAG
- a CDS encoding Hsp70 family protein, translating to MEDKFGFNPEDFEDDDELFFDVDPEVDEDNSSQESYSEEDAETPSDFSEEEYDSDGGFDFERPEPENDSRTTNSSDSESENDEDNEKAESEEEGNDFSGRAIGIDLGTTNSVIAYIDKNGAVKFLKVKNEILIPSFIFFKDKDTVFYGKKAKSYAKAMSQGAAISLFKKHLRTDSDRIKVRLPKVGHVGKDGRRYYVIDTNVFIDQPEILECFSETDVIILPITVEQELEYRVSDINTKYSAERALEEITSHHDVIQFVESDISILPEDFFKNFSEDFNNANNDNKILSIALKYKEQNVTLISSDNRLAKLKASFVGVHGVSLKEFNTQRLNESKYDEFELTGTEATTMFLRYLKQEAEKSIKETVSKAVITVPATFNIVEIENTRKAGLDAGFTEIHIEKEPTAAAIAYNIDANDETSTFIYDFGGGTFDVSIIKSDGEGNFEVCATAGNSKLGGEDLTQKVEEYVYDYLEDHYDLSMYSEEDSELNNEHYVYNVKTIYWAAENCKMELSASENTTMTLMDIYISDDEQKSVFIDLSRQEFESIIKPTINQTIAEMNNGLSKADMMISDVDNIILAGGTSLIPCINEQVERYFGRKPSADKNAATLIAEGAAIIADYMFGENHLIKMQPQVFDMTYEDFGVALEKWNYSCIIPAGTTLPATAEKKYSLVEDEQAQLNIKVLSRNSEAQEAQKTYDPGVEYLDELIMTNIPPMKIDEVDVVVRFEITKQYELKTDVTLIKKDGAIVDKGNMSINRQSMM from the coding sequence ATGGAAGATAAATTTGGATTTAACCCAGAAGACTTTGAGGACGATGATGAGCTATTTTTTGATGTGGATCCTGAAGTAGATGAAGATAATTCTTCACAGGAATCTTACTCAGAAGAAGATGCAGAGACACCGTCCGATTTTTCCGAAGAAGAATATGATTCGGATGGAGGTTTTGATTTTGAAAGACCAGAGCCAGAAAATGATTCAAGAACTACCAATTCTTCTGATAGCGAATCTGAGAATGATGAAGACAATGAAAAAGCTGAGTCAGAGGAAGAAGGCAATGATTTTTCAGGTCGAGCAATCGGTATCGATTTAGGTACAACGAACTCCGTAATTGCATATATTGATAAAAATGGTGCAGTAAAGTTTTTAAAAGTAAAGAATGAGATTCTCATTCCTTCATTTATCTTTTTTAAAGACAAGGATACTGTTTTCTACGGGAAGAAAGCTAAGTCTTACGCTAAGGCTATGAGTCAGGGCGCAGCTATTTCACTCTTTAAAAAGCATCTTCGTACAGATTCTGACAGGATAAAAGTGCGACTTCCTAAGGTTGGACATGTGGGGAAAGATGGTAGAAGATATTATGTCATTGATACAAATGTTTTTATTGATCAGCCGGAAATATTAGAATGCTTCTCAGAAACGGATGTGATAATATTACCGATTACTGTTGAACAGGAGCTTGAGTACAGAGTAAGTGATATTAATACCAAATACTCTGCAGAAAGAGCTCTTGAAGAAATCACAAGTCATCACGATGTCATCCAGTTCGTCGAATCTGATATATCTATTCTTCCAGAGGATTTCTTTAAGAATTTTTCGGAAGACTTTAACAACGCAAATAATGACAACAAAATTTTGAGCATAGCTCTTAAGTATAAGGAACAAAATGTTACCTTGATTTCATCTGATAACAGACTTGCTAAGCTAAAGGCTTCGTTTGTTGGGGTTCATGGAGTATCATTAAAAGAATTCAATACACAAAGACTAAATGAATCTAAGTATGATGAATTTGAACTGACTGGTACAGAGGCAACTACTATGTTTTTAAGATATCTGAAGCAGGAAGCAGAGAAATCCATAAAGGAAACTGTCAGCAAAGCTGTTATTACTGTTCCTGCGACCTTTAATATAGTAGAAATAGAAAACACAAGGAAAGCAGGGCTGGACGCAGGCTTTACAGAAATTCATATTGAGAAGGAACCTACAGCAGCGGCAATTGCCTATAACATTGATGCTAATGATGAAACCTCGACTTTTATTTATGATTTTGGCGGAGGGACTTTTGATGTATCAATTATTAAATCTGATGGAGAGGGAAACTTTGAGGTTTGTGCCACAGCGGGTAATTCCAAACTTGGTGGTGAGGATTTGACTCAGAAAGTTGAAGAATATGTATACGACTACCTCGAAGACCACTATGATTTGTCAATGTATTCTGAAGAAGATTCCGAGCTGAACAATGAGCACTATGTTTATAATGTCAAGACAATCTACTGGGCTGCTGAAAACTGTAAGATGGAGCTGAGTGCCAGTGAGAATACTACAATGACGTTAATGGATATTTATATTTCGGATGATGAGCAGAAGTCGGTGTTTATTGATCTTAGTCGTCAGGAGTTTGAAAGCATTATTAAGCCGACTATAAACCAGACTATCGCAGAGATGAACAATGGTTTAAGCAAGGCAGACATGATGATTTCAGATGTAGATAACATTATTCTTGCCGGTGGTACGTCTCTAATTCCATGCATCAACGAACAGGTAGAGCGCTATTTTGGAAGAAAGCCATCCGCGGATAAGAATGCAGCAACACTTATTGCAGAAGGTGCTGCTATAATTGCAGATTATATGTTTGGTGAGAATCATCTGATTAAGATGCAGCCGCAGGTATTTGATATGACCTACGAGGATTTCGGTGTAGCTCTTGAGAAGTGGAACTACAGTTGCATTATTCCAGCAGGAACAACTCTTCCGGCAACAGCAGAAAAGAAGTATTCACTTGTTGAGGATGAGCAGGCGCAACTTAACATAAAAGTTCTTTCTCGTAATAGTGAGGCACAGGAAGCACAGAAGACTTATGATCCAGGGGTGGAATACTTGGATGAGTTAATCATGACTAATATACCTCCGATGAAAATTGACGAAGTTGACGTTGTTGTTAGATTTGAAATAACAAAACAGTATGAACTGAAGACGGATGTTACTCTTATCAAGAAAGACGGAGCCATCGTAGACAAAGGAAACATGTCTATCAATCGTCAAAGTATGATGTAA
- a CDS encoding type I restriction endonuclease, with protein MSEDFDVKEKRFEQDIEEYLITKGGYEKGDPTVFNRTSGLDETTFVEFIKNSQPKQWDRYVKIYDSSAEKQIIERFSREVKQTNLLSVFRHGFTDRGIKFRAVFWKPETTLNETSQKQYEANILNCTRQLHYSVKNENSIDIVLFVNGIPVVSMELKCQFTGQDTINAINQYKFDRASKDTIFAFKERVLVHFAVDLTNVYMTTKLAGPHTYFLPFNQGSNGAGNVGGKGNPNNENGYDTSYLWEKVLCKESLLEILQKYMHLQQEFDKKGNLIKESMIFPRYHQLDVVTKLLADVKENGSGKNYLIQHSAGSGKSNSIAWLAHRLSGLHNSLDEKIFQSVIIVTDRKVLDNQLQDTVYQFDHVEGVVQKIDKNSEQLKNAINSGAGIIITTLQKFPVIYKDINSTNKRFAVIVDEAHSSQTGDAARKLKRALADTEDILKEYAEMEEEDEKNRKDDEDRLLDELAAQGIHKNLSFFAFTATPKGKTLQMFGTKDSEGKYRPFHVYSMRQAIEEHFILDVLQNYMTYKMYYKILKTIDDDPIFDTTQGAKAILNYETLHPHNISQKTTIMLEHFMNITRNKMHGRAKAMVVTPSRLHAVRYVKEFKRQIEDKGYQNLDVLVAFSGEVEDDKVSYTEEKMNKDKNGQTIKEKALPEAFHSDDYGILVVAEKYQTGFDEPLLHTMFVDKKLSGVKAVQTLSRLNRTAPGKVDTFVLDFVNSADDIKASFEPFYEETVLLEETDPNVIYDMKNTLDGFRVYQDSEIRRFAEIFYSSEEQTAGDLGKLQGQLRPAVDRYVVLEIERQNVFKTTLARFLRIYAYITQVCRLFDKDIHKFSVYAKFLYKMLPKGAGNERVSVDDKVLLEYYKLEKNFEGQIELESSDGGYVPITGDAGHREPKKDPLTIIIDKINERYGTTFTEMDKVLVQMENDYATKEKWQSYAKNNDRATFMLLFEKDFPTMAAERYEQNDEFFKKLFSDPDMMQQVMDTVGSVLYERLRNPKIYDPNSGVIEEATPETYVEDIYVKPID; from the coding sequence GTGTCAGAAGATTTTGATGTAAAAGAAAAACGATTTGAACAGGATATAGAGGAATATCTTATAACAAAGGGCGGATATGAGAAGGGAGATCCTACAGTCTTCAATCGTACATCAGGTCTTGACGAAACCACCTTTGTCGAGTTTATCAAGAATAGCCAGCCTAAGCAGTGGGATAGATATGTCAAAATTTATGATTCATCTGCAGAGAAGCAGATCATAGAGCGTTTTTCTCGTGAAGTTAAGCAGACAAATCTTCTTAGCGTCTTTCGTCATGGCTTTACGGATAGAGGAATAAAGTTTAGGGCTGTATTCTGGAAACCTGAGACAACTCTTAATGAGACAAGCCAGAAACAGTACGAAGCAAATATTCTTAACTGTACAAGACAGCTCCATTATTCGGTAAAGAATGAAAACAGCATTGATATTGTACTGTTCGTGAATGGTATCCCTGTAGTTTCCATGGAACTGAAGTGTCAGTTTACCGGGCAGGACACTATAAATGCCATAAATCAGTATAAGTTTGATAGAGCAAGCAAGGATACTATTTTTGCTTTTAAGGAGCGTGTCCTTGTTCATTTTGCGGTTGATCTGACAAATGTTTATATGACCACAAAGCTTGCCGGTCCACATACATACTTCCTGCCGTTTAACCAGGGCAGCAACGGTGCAGGAAATGTAGGTGGTAAGGGTAATCCAAATAATGAAAATGGATATGACACGTCATATCTGTGGGAAAAGGTTCTTTGTAAGGAGAGCCTTCTTGAGATCCTGCAGAAATACATGCATCTTCAGCAGGAATTTGATAAAAAGGGTAATCTCATCAAGGAAAGCATGATATTCCCAAGATATCATCAGCTTGATGTAGTTACTAAGCTTCTTGCGGATGTGAAGGAGAATGGTTCAGGTAAGAATTATCTTATCCAGCATAGTGCAGGCTCCGGCAAATCTAACTCTATTGCATGGTTAGCACATAGGCTTTCGGGACTTCATAATAGTCTGGATGAGAAGATATTCCAGTCAGTCATCATTGTAACCGATAGAAAAGTTCTGGATAACCAGCTGCAGGACACGGTTTACCAGTTTGATCATGTTGAGGGCGTAGTTCAGAAGATAGATAAAAACTCTGAGCAGCTTAAGAATGCCATAAATAGCGGTGCAGGAATTATAATAACAACTCTGCAGAAATTCCCGGTTATTTACAAAGATATCAATTCTACAAACAAGAGGTTTGCAGTTATTGTAGATGAGGCTCATTCGTCACAGACTGGCGATGCTGCAAGGAAGCTCAAGAGAGCGTTGGCAGATACTGAGGATATTCTTAAAGAATACGCCGAGATGGAAGAAGAGGACGAGAAGAACCGTAAAGATGATGAAGATCGTCTTTTGGATGAACTTGCAGCGCAGGGAATACATAAGAATCTATCATTTTTTGCTTTTACTGCTACCCCTAAGGGCAAAACACTTCAGATGTTTGGAACCAAGGATTCAGAGGGTAAATATCGTCCATTTCATGTGTATTCTATGAGACAGGCCATTGAAGAGCATTTCATTTTGGATGTCTTACAGAACTACATGACATATAAAATGTACTACAAGATATTAAAAACAATCGATGATGATCCGATCTTTGATACAACGCAGGGAGCAAAGGCTATCCTGAATTATGAAACACTTCATCCGCATAATATTTCACAGAAGACAACTATCATGCTTGAGCATTTCATGAACATCACTCGAAATAAGATGCATGGAAGGGCTAAGGCTATGGTTGTTACGCCTTCAAGACTGCATGCTGTCAGATACGTAAAAGAGTTTAAGAGACAGATTGAGGATAAGGGTTATCAGAACCTCGATGTACTTGTTGCGTTTTCAGGAGAGGTAGAGGATGACAAGGTTTCCTATACTGAAGAGAAGATGAACAAGGATAAAAATGGTCAGACTATAAAAGAGAAGGCTCTTCCGGAAGCTTTCCATTCAGATGACTATGGAATACTTGTGGTTGCAGAAAAGTATCAGACCGGTTTTGATGAACCGCTTCTTCATACTATGTTTGTTGATAAGAAGTTGTCTGGTGTAAAGGCCGTTCAGACGTTGTCCAGACTAAACAGAACTGCACCGGGCAAAGTTGATACGTTTGTCCTCGATTTTGTTAATTCTGCGGATGATATCAAAGCATCATTTGAGCCTTTCTATGAGGAGACAGTGCTGCTTGAGGAAACTGATCCTAACGTTATTTATGATATGAAAAATACACTTGATGGTTTCAGGGTATATCAGGACAGTGAGATCCGGAGATTTGCGGAAATATTCTATTCATCGGAGGAGCAGACTGCAGGTGATCTTGGAAAGCTTCAGGGGCAGCTGCGTCCTGCAGTAGATAGATATGTTGTCCTTGAGATAGAGAGACAGAATGTTTTCAAAACAACTCTGGCAAGGTTCTTGAGAATATATGCTTATATCACACAGGTATGCAGATTGTTTGATAAGGATATTCATAAGTTCAGTGTTTACGCAAAATTCCTTTATAAGATGCTTCCAAAAGGAGCAGGCAATGAGAGAGTATCTGTAGATGACAAGGTGCTTCTTGAGTATTACAAGCTGGAAAAGAATTTTGAGGGTCAGATAGAACTTGAAAGCTCTGATGGTGGTTATGTTCCGATTACTGGTGATGCCGGACACAGAGAACCTAAGAAAGATCCGTTAACAATCATTATTGATAAGATAAATGAGCGTTATGGAACTACTTTTACGGAGATGGATAAGGTTCTTGTTCAGATGGAAAATGATTATGCCACCAAGGAAAAATGGCAGAGCTATGCAAAGAACAATGACCGAGCCACTTTTATGTTATTGTTTGAGAAAGATTTCCCAACTATGGCTGCTGAGCGTTATGAGCAGAATGATGAGTTCTTTAAGAAACTATTTTCAGATCCGGATATGATGCAGCAGGTCATGGACACGGTTGGATCTGTTCTTTATGAGAGACTTCGTAATCCTAAGATTTATGATCCTAATTCGGGAGTTATTGAAGAGGCAACGCCAGAAACGTATGTTGAAGATATATATGTCAAACCAATAGATTGA